One Leptospira meyeri genomic region harbors:
- a CDS encoding AfsA-related hotdog domain-containing protein produces MKVFEKEELPAVLPLDKRYTRTYYQDDSFVSNIRRALPRMITTVIMEEHVFPKLSHEEIDFLLQYYAKRQDTSGNYYQLKTIPYRIRKESAERILEEAGVDETQRDFISTFYHFDTDLQQYVLNDKVTEADEIKILQMIKRRDYYVGNVEKSKISAIFEPIEEIPKKDTFFANLYVPPAHKFFSPPNLKHISGMQIVEAARQFGIACNHMYGKVPFEGVTFLLLYLNSEFFQYAKMNMPIKLRAKALETKNSKSGYWNYSKLEITAYQENQEITRIEMAASILPLKVYKRLKSTQEEVYEIDPRFRILDQFKNNISVRENGRNIVSTIENISSSGFMVRCSGIHPGDLANSGQLEFFMHFDIVGFVHGTCILLWVKEDDNNEDTFFAGFRFESISELDQANVKEAINRYGRLIEEREIQ; encoded by the coding sequence ATGAAGGTTTTTGAAAAAGAAGAACTCCCCGCAGTTTTACCTCTCGATAAACGATATACAAGAACATATTACCAAGACGATAGTTTTGTTTCCAACATTCGTCGGGCACTTCCGCGAATGATCACAACTGTGATCATGGAAGAACACGTCTTTCCAAAACTCTCTCATGAAGAAATCGATTTTTTGCTACAATACTATGCAAAAAGGCAAGATACTAGTGGGAATTATTACCAACTCAAAACAATTCCGTATCGTATTCGTAAAGAATCTGCTGAACGAATTTTAGAAGAAGCGGGAGTGGATGAAACACAAAGAGATTTCATTAGTACATTTTATCATTTTGATACAGATTTACAGCAATACGTTTTAAACGATAAAGTTACAGAAGCAGATGAAATCAAAATTTTGCAGATGATCAAAAGGAGGGATTATTACGTTGGGAATGTAGAGAAGTCAAAGATATCTGCAATCTTCGAGCCAATTGAAGAGATTCCGAAAAAAGATACATTTTTTGCCAATCTTTATGTCCCTCCCGCTCATAAGTTTTTTTCTCCACCCAATTTGAAACATATTTCTGGAATGCAGATAGTGGAAGCTGCAAGGCAATTTGGAATTGCTTGTAACCATATGTATGGCAAGGTTCCGTTTGAAGGAGTCACCTTTTTATTGTTATACTTGAATTCCGAGTTTTTTCAATATGCGAAGATGAATATGCCTATCAAACTCCGAGCAAAAGCTTTGGAGACTAAAAATAGTAAGTCAGGGTATTGGAATTACTCGAAATTGGAAATCACTGCTTATCAAGAAAACCAAGAAATCACTCGGATTGAAATGGCAGCCAGTATTTTGCCTTTAAAAGTGTATAAACGCCTAAAAAGCACGCAGGAAGAAGTGTATGAGATTGATCCAAGATTTAGGATTCTGGATCAGTTCAAGAATAATATCTCGGTGAGAGAAAATGGGAGAAATATTGTCTCCACCATAGAAAATATCTCTAGTTCCGGGTTTATGGTGCGTTGCTCAGGAATTCATCCGGGAGATTTGGCAAATAGCGGGCAATTAGAATTTTTTATGCATTTTGATATTGTAGGTTTCGTTCATGGAACTTGTATTTTATTATGGGTCAAAGAAGACGATAATAATGAAGACACCTTTTTTGCCGGGTTTCGTTTTGAATCCATTTCTGAATTGGACCAAGCAAATGTAAAGGAAGCAATCAATCGTTATGGACGTTTGATCGAAGAAAGGGAAATCCAATGA
- a CDS encoding universal stress protein — protein sequence MEKLIQKLIIPIDGSPSSARALEFGLAIAKASNAKCFVVEVIEDFGPLPGYYDAAPAGKDRVKWISEQRFEKIHPILDETSVKWERVILEGYPAEEICKLAEKEKADLIVIGSRGHGILGRFIMGSVSDRVVHYAPCSVTVVR from the coding sequence ATGGAAAAATTGATTCAAAAATTGATCATCCCAATTGATGGTTCACCAAGTTCAGCACGAGCATTAGAATTTGGTTTGGCAATTGCAAAAGCAAGTAATGCAAAATGTTTCGTCGTCGAAGTGATTGAAGATTTTGGGCCACTTCCTGGATATTATGATGCGGCCCCTGCTGGAAAAGATCGAGTCAAATGGATTTCTGAACAACGATTTGAAAAGATACATCCGATTTTGGATGAAACTTCGGTGAAATGGGAACGTGTGATTTTAGAAGGTTATCCTGCTGAAGAAATATGCAAATTAGCTGAAAAAGAAAAAGCAGATTTGATCGTGATTGGAAGTCGTGGCCACGGAATCCTCGGAAGATTTATCATGGGTAGCGTTTCTGATCGTGTTGTACATTACGCACCATGTTCCGTAACCGTTGTTAGGTGA